A segment of the Candidatus Methylomirabilota bacterium genome:
ATCAAGACGATGCGCATCATCGAGCAGCAGCGACCGACGCCGGCGCAGGCTCAGGCGCGGTAACGCCGTCAAACGCGAAGGGCGATGGCGTCGTCCCGACCCATCGCCCTTCTGCTTTTCATGCTGGTCCTGGGGATCGAGAGCTCGTGCGACGAGACGGCCGCGGCGGTGCTCGCTGACGGTCGGCGCGTCCTCTCGAGTGTCGTCGCCTCGCAGGAAGCCCTGCACGCCCCGTACGGCGGTGTCGTGCCCGAGCTGGCCTCGCGGCGGCACCTCGAAGTGATCGTCCCGGTCGTGGAGCAGGCGCTCGCCGAGGCGGGCGTCGGCCTGGCGGACCTGGACGGGATCGTGGTGACCCAGGGGCCAGGGCTCGTCGGCTCGCTCCTGGTCGGCTGCTCGATGGCCAAGGCGCTGGCCTACGTGGCGCACCGCCCGCTGGTGGGCGTGAATCATCTCGAGGGGCACATCTACGCCTCCTTCCTGACCGATGACCCCCCGGTCCATCCGTTCCTGGCGCTGGTCGTCTCCGGCGGCCACACCGCGCTCTACCACGCCGGGGCGCCGCTCCAGTACGCCCTGGTGGGCCAGACGCGCGATGACGCCGCCGGCGAGGCCTTCGACAAGGTCGGCAAGCTGCTCGGCCTCGGCTTCCCGGGCGGCCCCGTCATCCAGCGCGCCGCCGAGGGAGGCGACCCCAAGGCGATCGCGTTCCCGCTGGCCCAGATGACCGACGGCGCGCGGGACTTCTCGTTCAGCGGCATCAAGACGTCCGTCTCCCTCCACGTCAAGCGCCACGCGCCGTTGTCCCCGGCGCAGGTCGCCGACGTGGCCGCGTCCTTCCAGGCCGCCGTGGTCAAGATGCTGGTGCGCAAGACGGTCCGGGCCGCGCTCCACCTCGGCGTCAAGCGCGTGGTCCTCACCGGGGGCGTGGCCGCCAACGGCCCGCTGCGGGCGGCGCTGGGGGCCGCGGCCCGGGAGCACGGGATCGCGCTGCACGTTCCTCCGCCCCGGCTCTGCACCGACAACGCGGCGATGATCACGGCCGCCGGCACGGCGCGCCTCCTGGCGGGCGAACGCGCGCCGCTCTCGATGAACGCGCGCCCGGACTGGGCGCTGGCCTGATGACGCCGACGACGCAGTTCGCGGTGGGGCTCGGGGTGCCGGCGGGGTCCGCCGACCCGTTCGCGCCGCCAGTGACTGGGCGCGACGCCCCGTATGGGAAGCCGCCGACGGAGGCGACGCTCCCGACCTCGTGGTCGCCGGACCCCGCCGGTGCCCCGGGCCCGCGGCGATGAACTACGAAACGGTGTTGTCGGGGCTTCCGGATGCGGTCATCGCGGTCGACGGGACCCTGCGCATCGTGTTCTGGAACGCCGCCGCCGAGGCCCTGACCGGCCGGTCGGCGCGGCGCGCTCAGGGGCGG
Coding sequences within it:
- the tsaD gene encoding tRNA (adenosine(37)-N6)-threonylcarbamoyltransferase complex transferase subunit TsaD, encoding MLVLGIESSCDETAAAVLADGRRVLSSVVASQEALHAPYGGVVPELASRRHLEVIVPVVEQALAEAGVGLADLDGIVVTQGPGLVGSLLVGCSMAKALAYVAHRPLVGVNHLEGHIYASFLTDDPPVHPFLALVVSGGHTALYHAGAPLQYALVGQTRDDAAGEAFDKVGKLLGLGFPGGPVIQRAAEGGDPKAIAFPLAQMTDGARDFSFSGIKTSVSLHVKRHAPLSPAQVADVAASFQAAVVKMLVRKTVRAALHLGVKRVVLTGGVAANGPLRAALGAAAREHGIALHVPPPRLCTDNAAMITAAGTARLLAGERAPLSMNARPDWALA